One window from the genome of Rickettsiella endosymbiont of Xylota segnis encodes:
- a CDS encoding amino acid permease — protein sequence MKSKPKKLGLFMLIALVCGNMIGSGVFLLPSSLAALGSISLWSWAVTGFGALILALLFAKMSILVPYSGGPFAYAYAAFGEFIGFQTAFNYWLALWIGNAAIAVAFVGYLQVFFPILQSSLYSCTTAIALVWGLTFFNLLGAHKAGVLQLITTILKLVPLLIVGLFGWFYFHPSYLTDYKNLTEHSNFSVISSGALLTLWAFIGLESATVPAGEVENPKRNIPLATIVGVLLTIFIYISCSIAIMGMIKASTLQYSTAPFADAAQIIFGPLGKSLVAIGAIIACFGTLNGWILLQGQITKAAADRGQFPAIFGKINRFNSNHWGQIFTSTLISVLLLMTANKGLINQFNFTILLASILSAVPYLYTALATIITIKRSKTMVKNSSFYITIAPLGAIYTIWAIFSAGQEIVYYLMLLLTASPLLYTWSKSIKKLDVKTKNTLNLTINSTEFSAIEELSS from the coding sequence AATTGCCCTAGTTTGTGGCAATATGATTGGCTCAGGCGTATTTTTATTACCTTCTAGCCTGGCTGCATTAGGCAGTATCAGTTTATGGTCTTGGGCAGTAACCGGATTTGGGGCACTTATTTTGGCGTTATTATTTGCTAAAATGAGTATTTTAGTACCATACAGTGGTGGGCCCTTTGCTTATGCATACGCTGCTTTCGGGGAATTTATTGGGTTCCAAACTGCATTTAATTATTGGTTAGCATTGTGGATTGGCAATGCGGCTATTGCTGTGGCCTTTGTCGGTTATCTTCAAGTGTTTTTTCCTATACTGCAATCCTCTTTGTATAGCTGTACTACTGCTATTGCCTTAGTATGGGGGCTTACTTTCTTTAACCTATTGGGCGCACACAAAGCTGGCGTTTTACAGTTAATCACTACCATTTTAAAGCTAGTGCCTCTATTAATTGTTGGGTTATTTGGCTGGTTTTATTTCCATCCTTCTTATCTCACAGACTATAAAAATCTAACCGAGCACTCAAATTTCTCAGTTATTTCAAGTGGGGCACTATTAACATTATGGGCATTTATCGGTTTAGAGTCAGCTACAGTCCCTGCTGGTGAAGTAGAAAATCCAAAAAGAAATATCCCTTTGGCAACTATCGTTGGCGTACTGCTAACAATCTTCATTTATATATCTTGCTCGATTGCTATTATGGGTATGATTAAAGCCAGTACATTACAATATTCAACCGCACCTTTTGCTGATGCTGCACAAATTATCTTTGGTCCTTTAGGTAAGTCCTTGGTCGCCATTGGAGCCATCATTGCTTGCTTTGGAACATTGAATGGATGGATTTTGTTACAGGGACAAATTACTAAAGCAGCCGCTGATAGAGGACAATTCCCAGCTATTTTTGGCAAGATCAATCGTTTTAATAGTAACCATTGGGGTCAAATATTTACGTCAACATTAATTTCTGTTTTATTACTAATGACTGCGAATAAAGGACTTATTAATCAATTCAATTTTACTATTTTGTTGGCATCTATATTATCCGCTGTACCTTATTTATACACTGCTCTAGCTACTATTATTACCATAAAACGCTCAAAAACAATGGTTAAAAACAGTAGTTTTTATATAACTATTGCTCCTTTGGGTGCGATCTACACGATATGGGCAATCTTTAGCGCAGGCCAAGAAATTGTTTATTATTTAATGCTCTTACTAACGGCTAGTCCTCTACTGTATACGTGGTCTAAATCAATAAAAAAACTAGATGTTAAAACTAAAAATACATTAAACTTAACAATAAACTCTACTGAATTTAGCGCTATAGAGGAACTTTCAAGTTAG
- a CDS encoding tyrosine-type recombinase/integrase, whose product MEAEICNLRWEWEVKIPEGSVFIIPAWRVKNRKDRLVVLNEVAHQVIEEVRGSHRDYVFTYKGKPVTRMLNSAWIKARKRAGFPYVRVHDLKHTFGRRLRAAEVSFEDRQDLLGHKSSRITTHYSQVELGNLIRAANKICGEEKPQLTVLRLERKVTAPAKLPHGNLRESLKVM is encoded by the coding sequence CTGGAAGCTGAAATTTGTAATTTAAGATGGGAATGGGAAGTTAAAATACCAGAAGGATCGGTATTTATCATTCCTGCATGGCGAGTGAAAAATCGTAAAGATCGGTTAGTTGTTTTAAATGAAGTAGCGCATCAGGTTATTGAAGAAGTACGAGGCTCTCATCGGGACTATGTTTTTACTTATAAAGGTAAGCCAGTGACACGGATGTTAAATTCAGCTTGGATCAAAGCCCGTAAGAGGGCAGGCTTTCCTTATGTTAGAGTTCATGATCTGAAACATACCTTTGGTCGTCGATTGCGTGCCGCTGAAGTAAGCTTTGAAGATAGGCAAGATTTGCTTGGGCATAAAAGTAGTCGTATTACGACTCACTATTCACAAGTAGAGTTGGGTAATTTAATTCGAGCAGCCAATAAGATATGTGGAGAAGAAAAACCTCAATTGACTGTACTTCGTTTAGAAAGAAAAGTGACAGCTCCCGCAAAACTCCCGCACGGGAATTTGAGGGAAAGTTTGAAAGTGATGTAA
- a CDS encoding 4'-phosphopantetheinyl transferase family protein has protein sequence MNSILWERPPVNLSISRSELHIWLVDLNNVNHPFNDLISLLSPEEIKRSERFKFERDQYRYQVTHSMKRLILANYLDCDPQCLHFKIESYGKPALANLQSPLKLQFNISHSCDLILIAITVEDSIGIDIEYNDEKRSIESLSETIFSPSEKKFFLTLKSQREKEEIFFRCWTRKEAFLKAKGIGLAVDLANISVNLNEIAVTPDWLKISTVEQTELLNWKLKFVI, from the coding sequence ATGAATTCGATTTTATGGGAAAGGCCGCCCGTCAACTTATCGATTTCTCGATCAGAATTACATATTTGGCTAGTCGATCTGAATAACGTTAACCACCCGTTCAATGATCTTATCTCATTGCTTTCACCTGAAGAGATAAAGCGTTCGGAACGATTTAAATTTGAGCGCGATCAATATCGTTATCAAGTAACACATAGCATGAAGCGGTTGATTCTGGCTAATTATTTAGATTGTGATCCGCAATGCTTACACTTTAAAATCGAAAGTTATGGAAAACCTGCACTAGCTAATTTACAAAGCCCATTGAAACTTCAGTTTAACATATCACATTCGTGCGACCTTATTCTTATAGCAATAACAGTGGAAGATTCGATAGGTATCGATATAGAATATAACGATGAAAAGCGATCAATAGAAAGTCTAAGCGAAACTATTTTTTCTCCATCTGAAAAGAAATTTTTTTTAACTTTGAAGAGTCAACGAGAAAAAGAAGAAATTTTTTTTCGTTGTTGGACTAGGAAAGAAGCTTTTTTAAAAGCTAAAGGAATAGGTTTGGCGGTAGATCTTGCTAATATTTCTGTTAATCTGAATGAAATTGCCGTGACACCGGACTGGTTGAAAATTTCGACTGTTGAGCAAACAGAGCTTTTAAACTGGAAGCTGAAATTTGTAATTTAA